From Micromonospora echinaurantiaca:
GTCTTCGACCTGGCCGCCAACGAGGACCGCGAGGTGCCCCTGGTGGTCACCGACTTCGCCACCGCCGAGCTGGTCAAGGTCGCCGCGAACGCCTTCCTGGCCACCAAGATCTCGTTCATCAACGCGATGGCCGAGGTCTGCGAGGCCTCCGGCGGCGACGTCACCCAGCTCGCCCGGGCCATCGGCTACGACCCGCGGATCGGCAACCGGTTCCTCCAGGCCGGCCTCGGCTTCGGCGGCGCCTGCCTGCCCAAGGACATCCGGGCGTTCCAGGCCCGCGCCCAGGAGCTGGGCGCCGGCGAGGCGCTGCGCTTCCTGCACGAGGTCGACCTGATCAACCTGCGCCGCCGGACCCGGGTCCTCCAGCTCGCCGCGGAGCTGCTCGGTCGCCGCTCCGGGCCGGCCGGTCCCGACCTGTCCGGCACCCGGATCGCCGTGCTGGGCGCGACCTTCAAGCCCAACACCGACGACGTGCGCGACGCGCCCGCGCTGGCCGTCGCCGCGCTGCTCCGCAAGGCCGGCGCCGACGTGCACGTCTACGACCCGCAGGGCACCGAGAACGCCCGCCGGGTGGCGCCCGAGCTGACCTACGAGGCCAGCATGAACGACGCCGTCACCGGGGCCGATCTGATCTGCGTGCTCACCGAGTGGGCCGACTTCCGCAACGCCGACCCGGTCGCCCTCGGCGAACTGGCCGCCGGCCGGAAGGTCGTCGACGGCCGCAACTGCCTCGACTCCACCCTGTGGACACAGGCCGGCTGGGAGTACCGCGGCATGGGCCGCCCCTGACGGGTTCTCCCTTCCCCTGACACCGACGGCCGGCCGCGGAGCGTGCTCCGCGGCCGGCCGCGTCATTGGTTTGCCGGGACCCGCCGTCAACGGTCGAATTCCGCGCCGGCATTGGGCATGCTGCGACAGTGGAAGTCCACAGTGCGGGTGGAGGGGTGTCGTGGCGACGTTTCAGTGCTCCTCGTGCGGCCGGGAGATCAAGCCGGCTGTCCGCTGCCCGCACTGCGGGGCCGAGCAGCCACAGTGGATCGAGCACCTGGCCGAGATCGAGCGTTCCATCGCGGAGATGAAGGCCCGCGAGGCCGCCATCGCCAGCGAGCAGCGGCAGATCGCCGCCAAGATGCAGGCCGCGCTCTTTCAGCGGGACATCCTCGCGCACGCCGGTGAGGAACGGCTCAAGCAGGCCACCCGGCCCCGCCGGGTGCTGCGCCGCCGGCCCGGTCGCCGGCCACCCACCGCCACCACCGGCGCCCCGCCCCGGGTGCCCCGGCAGGGCACCCCGCCGCCCGGCCCGGACGACCCGGAGCCGCCTCTGTCGACCGCCACCTGGCTCGACGCCGACGACCCGGAGCACCCGCCGGAGGCGTCCTCCCGGGAGGTGCAGAACATCCCGCTCGGCTTGGGCGCGCTGCTGCTCGGGGTGGCCGCGGTGGTCTTCGCCGCGGTGGCGACCAGTTCGATGGACGCGCTGGGCCGGCTGGGCATCCTGCTGCTCGCCACGGTGCTGATGCTGCTCGCCCCGCCCGCGCTGGCCCGCCGGGGGCTCACCTCCACCGCCGAGACCATCGCCGCGGTGGGACTGCTGCTGGTGCCGCTGGCCGGGTACGCGCTCTGGGCGGTCGACCGGATCGGCGGCAGCGGCGCCTCGGGGGCGGTCTTCGCCGGGCTGGTCTTCGCGGTCACCGCCGGCGTCGCCTTCGGCTACGCCAACTGGACCGGCCTGCGCGCCCCGCGGTTCGCCACCGTGCTCGCCGCCCAGCCGGTGCTGCCGCTGTTCGCGTACGACCGGATCACCGGACCGGCCGGCTGGGCGCTGGCGCTGACCGCGGTGGCCGTCCTCGACCTCTGGCTGGCCCGCACCGCCGTCACCGTGGAGCGGCCGGTACGCCGCGACCTCCCGCCGCCCGCCCCGACCGAACCGACCGAGCCGAGCGAACCGGCCGAGGCTGGGCCGGCCGGCGCCCCGACGGCGCCCCGGCAGCGGCAGCCCGA
This genomic window contains:
- a CDS encoding UDP-glucose dehydrogenase family protein; translated protein: MTIPYPNIQPVPAIAAVTPPSGAPRPRVTFLGTGYLGATYAICYAELGYEVLGFDVDADKIAKLNAGEVPIHEPGLDELLKRNLAAGRLRFSTDIAETADFGDVHFICVGTPQRADGMGADLSYVEASVTSLAQHLTRKALIVGKSTVPVGTAEWVEQLVGKHTPADLGVEVAWSPEFLQEGFAVDDVLRPNRIVVGVKSEWANGMLYAAHKGVFDLAANEDREVPLVVTDFATAELVKVAANAFLATKISFINAMAEVCEASGGDVTQLARAIGYDPRIGNRFLQAGLGFGGACLPKDIRAFQARAQELGAGEALRFLHEVDLINLRRRTRVLQLAAELLGRRSGPAGPDLSGTRIAVLGATFKPNTDDVRDAPALAVAALLRKAGADVHVYDPQGTENARRVAPELTYEASMNDAVTGADLICVLTEWADFRNADPVALGELAAGRKVVDGRNCLDSTLWTQAGWEYRGMGRP